The following proteins come from a genomic window of Methanosarcina sp. MTP4:
- a CDS encoding AIM24 family protein, with translation MKNIRYSIEDFVSETGERDLGQGVFELERDRLLEVNLDGMVWSKRGSMVAYTGGIKFTREGILEHGLGKLVKKSLTGEGVCLTKAEGQGKLYLADEGKKVSILNLENEAIFVNGNDLLAFESSISWDIRMIKRISGMMAGGLFNVKLEGTGMVAITMHHDPLTLKVTGDFPVCTDPNATVAWSGNLEPEIKTDVSLKTFVGRSSGESVQMAFKGEGFVVVQPYEEVYFQAQT, from the coding sequence GTGAAAAACATTAGATATTCAATTGAAGACTTCGTAAGTGAAACGGGCGAAAGAGATCTAGGGCAGGGAGTTTTTGAACTGGAACGCGACCGTTTGCTGGAAGTAAACCTTGACGGTATGGTCTGGAGCAAACGGGGTTCCATGGTAGCGTATACAGGCGGGATTAAGTTTACAAGAGAAGGAATCCTCGAGCATGGGCTTGGTAAACTCGTAAAAAAATCCCTTACAGGAGAAGGGGTATGCCTCACAAAAGCCGAAGGCCAGGGAAAACTCTACCTGGCAGACGAGGGCAAGAAAGTCTCGATCCTGAACCTTGAAAACGAGGCGATCTTTGTAAACGGAAACGACCTCCTGGCCTTCGAATCCTCAATCAGCTGGGACATCAGGATGATAAAAAGGATTTCAGGCATGATGGCAGGAGGGCTTTTCAACGTGAAGCTCGAAGGGACAGGCATGGTCGCCATCACCATGCACCATGACCCCCTGACCCTCAAAGTGACGGGAGACTTCCCCGTATGCACAGACCCGAACGCAACGGTAGCCTGGTCCGGGAACCTGGAGCCGGAAATCAAGACCGATGTCTCCCTGAAGACCTTCGTCGGGCGGAGCAGCGGAGAGTCCGTTCAGATGGCTTTCAAAGGCGAAGGCTTTGTTGTAGTCCAGCCCTATGAAGAAGTGTATTTCCAGGCCCAGACCTGA
- a CDS encoding Mth938-like domain-containing protein — MKPKIDSTSFGSITVEGKAFEHDILIRLDGRVEKRTKKLSKALYGTSHKISLEEAEHIYEEGTEKIIMGTGQTGFVELSDEAEAFFRKKRCSIELLPTPWAIERWNELEGRIVAMFHVTC; from the coding sequence ATGAAACCAAAAATTGATTCCACGAGTTTCGGTTCGATAACTGTCGAAGGAAAGGCTTTTGAGCACGATATCCTGATCCGTCTGGACGGCCGGGTGGAAAAGAGAACTAAAAAGCTCTCAAAAGCCCTGTACGGGACCTCTCACAAAATCTCACTTGAGGAAGCCGAGCACATTTACGAAGAGGGCACGGAGAAAATTATTATGGGGACCGGGCAAACAGGTTTTGTGGAACTTTCGGACGAAGCCGAGGCCTTTTTCAGGAAAAAACGCTGTTCTATCGAACTTCTCCCGACTCCCTGGGCAATTGAGCGCTGGAATGAGCTAGAAGGCAGGATTGTCGCAATGTTCCATGTGACCTGCTGA
- a CDS encoding mechanosensitive ion channel family protein, with translation MANGIMEQTIPYTDLTVSTLLFAIIVLVAGFVIVKFLVSMFRSGIKSTKLPELVVEFLTRFLSILLYIMVVFAFLGTLGFDINGFVIGLSAVVGLVLGFGLQDTLTNLAAGVWIAALRPIDMGEYVKVNGESGTVKAVGIMATELLTPDNQYITIPNKLIWGSPVINSTRMPTRRVSVDVGIGYSSDLEKAIRVAIELMKGHSLVLTEPEPAVVTTELADSSVNLQLRAWTNTGDFWTVKNELTAGIFEAYRKEGIEIPFPQLSVHLEKN, from the coding sequence ATGGCTAATGGAATAATGGAACAGACTATACCTTATACGGATTTGACAGTTTCTACGCTGCTTTTTGCAATTATTGTCCTGGTAGCAGGGTTTGTGATCGTAAAGTTTCTTGTATCGATGTTCAGGAGCGGAATTAAAAGCACAAAGCTGCCGGAGCTTGTTGTAGAATTCCTTACACGTTTTTTGAGCATCCTGCTCTACATCATGGTAGTATTCGCATTCCTTGGAACGCTTGGCTTTGACATAAACGGCTTTGTCATCGGCCTCTCGGCAGTGGTGGGGCTGGTCCTGGGCTTCGGGCTGCAGGACACGCTGACAAACCTGGCGGCAGGGGTCTGGATTGCTGCTCTCCGCCCTATCGATATGGGCGAATACGTGAAAGTAAACGGGGAGAGCGGGACAGTAAAGGCTGTCGGGATCATGGCAACCGAACTCCTGACCCCTGACAACCAGTACATAACAATCCCGAACAAACTCATCTGGGGAAGCCCGGTTATAAATTCAACCCGCATGCCAACCCGGAGGGTTTCGGTGGATGTGGGAATCGGCTATTCCTCGGACCTGGAAAAAGCTATCAGAGTAGCTATAGAACTTATGAAAGGACACTCTCTGGTCCTTACTGAGCCCGAACCCGCAGTTGTCACCACGGAACTTGCCGATTCCTCGGTGAACCTTCAGCTCAGGGCCTGGACAAATACAGGAGACTTCTGGACCGTCAAGAACGAACTGACAGCAGGCATCTTTGAGGCGTACAGGAAAGAAGGAATCGAAATTCCGTTCCCACAGTTGAGCGTACACCTGGAAAAAAACTGA
- a CDS encoding PGF-pre-PGF domain-containing protein — MNKKMSLTSIPIFLMLVLLSGALGLEAGFFELQTVNAVEVIQNGSPEVNRSSETSREETLEQTVKESSLEGFFSKEGFSKEALSPARKKLSTDLLRLRDEHYLPSGDTSGSFRGRMVRFGQLRPAVSSSASSSFSSSSSNTSSNTSSELLVNSEVSSGSGDGDAGEKVHVYVYLEASASTHVLDPYCELETRDEANKIATAWVPVDALETLASLPEVRGVRTVIPPVTRSGRVSTEGDSILNSSTLRDLYGVSGAGIKIGIISDGVDSLADAVASGDLPDNVTVLRNVGGEAEGEDEGTAMLEIVHDIAPGAELYFHDCGDSRYEFNAAIDALVDAGCKVVCDDIGWLGEPYFEDGVVASHVAEVIKTHDILYVSSAGNAAESHYQGMFYDAGNGWHDFSGGRGDVKNLRLNISPSEEVWVFLEWDDPWRQSGNDYDLYLIDENSSEIIMDSIDTQDGNGLPLEYVLYSNEGRTTLDASVRVLKKSGEARELELYIFYARDIDPSYLVAEDSIFGHPAVPEAVAVGAIAADDPGYDDIENFSSRGPVTIAYPTPETRLKTDVVGIDGVSVTGAGGFGDSDGESACFSGTSASAPHVAAVAGLVWSVFPEKSAADIRGLLYSSAVDSGDPGYDPVFGYGRADALRMYEQAAAEPRAFDVDSGGGGDFLSLSDAVAISKPGDTFLVFPGTYPDNVDVPWNLTICSASGNPEDTVIEAADPGKPVFHVHGNASRINGLGIRGSGRACGVYLEGVRDCTLSDSMISDCGPGVWLEGTFNNTLSGNNISNNTEGLRLAASFLNRIHENEFGNTYNINDSLTEPLNESPAEEEGEEGEEEDGLSNFWNTSSELAYLYKGDVYSSRLGNFYSDYGGADPDGNGIGELPYGSDPYPLMERLSAYNLSFSLGGAVPGKAPFSIEGDVLEFEIRSTRSCNFSWMLNGLPVQANASAASAKLTVNTSEVLESVGENNPSTPFIAGYNVTVLAETGSKTLTQSWDWTVFPTEEERDRIERIVVSAPFDVGKNSSVSFNFTAGEVTESRPGEYSVYCISFYSLEASGNVSARLELLSVIPSSVQETPFGDPVYSYLNIGFDNSSISGSEKILNRTIAFRVLKSWVAENDINPASISLQRYHNGTWKLLDVTKEREDESYLYFKAETPVFSSFAVTASRNVNNSSGESGIGDESDGNGGSSGSGGSVGSGGVGSGGGGGGSPEPASNVESKELAQTFITNGKRARFDFTRNATPVDYVVFDPKKSAGKTTTIVEMLKNRSVLVSGLPDGEVYRHMNIWVGNSGFATPRNIENAAVGFRVEKNWFSEEGIDPDSVLLYRYANESWTRLQTEKCGEDEEFFYFESKTSGFSPFAVTGREPDVDVLYASVSSNETGDDLESETEPDGASGIRITREGPETGLEEEGEEGGVVPAPGIGVAMVLLLAGAVYRKKR; from the coding sequence ATGAACAAAAAAATGTCTCTAACCTCTATCCCAATCTTCTTGATGCTTGTTTTACTGTCGGGAGCCCTGGGTTTGGAAGCGGGTTTTTTCGAACTGCAAACTGTCAATGCGGTTGAAGTAATTCAGAATGGAAGTCCCGAAGTGAATCGAAGTTCCGAAACTTCTCGGGAAGAAACCCTTGAACAAACTGTGAAGGAATCCTCATTGGAGGGTTTTTTTTCTAAAGAGGGTTTTTCCAAAGAGGCTTTAAGCCCTGCCCGGAAAAAACTCTCCACCGACCTGCTGCGGTTGAGGGATGAACACTACCTGCCTTCCGGGGACACGTCTGGATCTTTCAGGGGTAGAATGGTACGATTCGGGCAGTTGAGACCTGCCGTTTCTTCTTCAGCTAGTTCTTCCTTTTCCTCCTCTTCTTCAAATACTTCTTCAAATACTTCTTCGGAACTGTTGGTAAATTCTGAGGTGAGTTCAGGGTCAGGGGATGGGGATGCGGGGGAGAAGGTCCATGTCTACGTATACCTGGAAGCTTCCGCAAGCACCCATGTGCTCGACCCTTACTGCGAGCTTGAAACGCGGGACGAGGCCAATAAGATCGCAACAGCCTGGGTCCCGGTGGATGCCCTTGAAACGCTGGCTTCCCTGCCTGAGGTAAGAGGGGTCAGGACGGTCATACCTCCGGTTACCAGGAGCGGGAGAGTTTCTACAGAAGGGGATTCGATCTTAAATTCATCCACTCTCAGGGACCTCTACGGGGTAAGCGGGGCAGGCATTAAAATCGGGATCATTTCGGACGGAGTTGACAGCCTTGCGGATGCCGTGGCTTCCGGAGACCTCCCTGATAACGTGACCGTTTTGAGAAACGTGGGGGGGGAAGCGGAGGGTGAAGATGAAGGCACGGCCATGCTTGAAATCGTCCACGACATAGCCCCCGGAGCGGAGCTTTATTTCCACGACTGCGGAGACAGCAGGTACGAATTCAATGCCGCCATTGATGCTCTGGTCGATGCGGGGTGTAAGGTTGTCTGCGACGATATCGGGTGGCTTGGGGAACCTTACTTTGAAGACGGGGTTGTGGCGTCTCATGTGGCAGAGGTCATAAAAACCCACGATATCCTCTACGTCAGCTCGGCAGGGAATGCTGCAGAGAGCCACTACCAGGGGATGTTTTACGATGCCGGGAATGGCTGGCACGATTTTAGCGGGGGGCGGGGAGATGTGAAAAACCTGCGGCTCAATATTTCCCCTTCCGAAGAGGTCTGGGTTTTTCTTGAATGGGATGATCCCTGGAGGCAATCGGGCAATGACTATGATCTCTACCTGATAGACGAAAACAGTTCCGAAATAATTATGGACAGCATCGATACGCAGGACGGAAATGGCCTGCCCCTGGAATATGTCCTGTACAGCAACGAAGGAAGAACAACCCTGGACGCTTCGGTCCGGGTCCTGAAAAAGTCCGGGGAAGCCAGGGAACTGGAACTCTACATTTTCTACGCCCGCGATATAGACCCCAGCTACCTGGTAGCCGAAGACTCTATCTTCGGGCACCCTGCAGTCCCTGAAGCCGTGGCTGTAGGGGCGATAGCTGCCGACGATCCGGGGTATGATGATATAGAAAATTTCTCTTCCAGAGGGCCGGTTACCATTGCCTATCCTACCCCCGAGACCCGCTTGAAAACCGATGTAGTCGGGATCGACGGGGTGAGCGTCACAGGAGCCGGAGGGTTCGGGGATTCCGATGGGGAATCTGCCTGTTTTTCCGGGACAAGTGCGTCAGCCCCTCATGTTGCAGCAGTTGCAGGCCTTGTCTGGAGCGTTTTTCCGGAGAAGTCAGCCGCGGATATCAGGGGACTGCTCTACTCTTCAGCCGTTGACTCTGGAGACCCTGGCTACGATCCCGTGTTCGGATACGGTCGGGCTGATGCTCTCCGGATGTATGAGCAGGCAGCTGCGGAGCCCAGGGCCTTTGACGTGGACTCCGGCGGGGGCGGAGATTTCCTTTCCCTTTCGGATGCCGTAGCCATCAGCAAACCCGGGGATACCTTCCTCGTATTTCCGGGCACGTACCCGGATAATGTGGATGTCCCCTGGAACCTGACGATTTGCTCGGCTTCCGGAAACCCGGAAGATACCGTAATTGAAGCCGCTGATCCGGGGAAACCGGTCTTCCATGTGCACGGAAATGCATCCAGGATCAACGGGCTTGGAATAAGAGGTTCGGGCCGGGCCTGCGGCGTGTATCTGGAAGGCGTCCGGGACTGCACCCTTTCCGACAGTATGATTTCTGACTGCGGACCCGGAGTCTGGCTGGAAGGGACCTTCAACAATACGCTTTCCGGAAACAATATTTCAAACAACACTGAAGGGTTGAGGCTTGCGGCTTCTTTCCTGAACCGAATCCACGAAAACGAATTTGGGAACACTTACAACATCAATGATTCTCTCACTGAACCCCTCAATGAGTCTCCCGCAGAAGAAGAAGGAGAAGAAGGAGAAGAAGAAGATGGGCTTTCGAATTTCTGGAACACTTCCTCTGAACTGGCCTATCTTTACAAAGGAGACGTTTACAGCAGCCGGCTTGGCAACTTCTATTCGGATTACGGAGGGGCTGATCCCGACGGAAACGGAATCGGAGAGCTCCCTTACGGCAGTGACCCCTATCCCCTTATGGAGCGCCTTTCAGCGTATAACCTGTCCTTTTCCCTGGGGGGTGCGGTCCCGGGAAAAGCCCCTTTCTCCATTGAAGGTGATGTCCTGGAATTCGAAATCCGCTCCACAAGGTCCTGCAATTTCAGCTGGATGCTAAACGGCCTGCCTGTGCAGGCAAACGCTTCCGCAGCTTCTGCAAAGCTCACAGTCAATACCAGTGAAGTCCTGGAAAGTGTAGGGGAAAATAATCCTTCTACTCCTTTTATTGCAGGGTACAATGTCACGGTGCTTGCGGAAACCGGTTCGAAAACCCTGACGCAAAGCTGGGACTGGACTGTTTTTCCCACGGAGGAAGAAAGGGACAGGATAGAGCGGATAGTTGTTTCGGCTCCCTTTGATGTCGGTAAAAATTCGTCTGTATCCTTCAATTTCACAGCAGGGGAAGTGACCGAGTCCCGGCCCGGAGAGTACAGTGTATACTGCATATCCTTCTATTCTCTTGAGGCTTCCGGCAATGTGAGTGCCAGGCTGGAGTTACTTTCCGTAATCCCTTCTTCAGTTCAGGAAACCCCTTTCGGCGACCCTGTATACAGCTACCTGAATATTGGGTTTGACAACAGCAGTATTTCTGGCTCGGAAAAAATCCTGAACCGGACAATAGCATTCAGGGTGCTCAAGTCCTGGGTCGCTGAAAATGACATCAACCCGGCTTCCATCAGCCTCCAGCGCTATCACAACGGTACCTGGAAGCTCCTGGATGTAACAAAAGAAAGGGAAGACGAAAGCTACCTTTATTTCAAAGCCGAGACCCCGGTTTTTTCCTCCTTTGCAGTCACTGCTTCCCGGAACGTCAATAACAGCTCCGGGGAAAGTGGAATTGGTGATGAAAGCGATGGAAATGGGGGTAGCAGCGGGAGTGGCGGAAGTGTAGGAAGCGGTGGTGTAGGAAGCGGTGGTGGAGGAGGTGGGTCTCCTGAACCCGCTAGCAATGTTGAAAGTAAGGAACTTGCACAAACGTTCATAACAAACGGCAAGCGCGCCAGGTTTGATTTCACCAGAAATGCAACGCCCGTTGATTATGTGGTATTTGATCCGAAAAAGAGTGCCGGTAAAACCACAACTATTGTGGAGATGCTAAAGAACCGCTCTGTGCTGGTCTCAGGCCTCCCTGATGGGGAAGTCTACAGGCACATGAATATCTGGGTTGGAAACAGCGGCTTTGCAACCCCCCGGAACATCGAAAATGCGGCCGTGGGTTTCAGGGTGGAAAAGAACTGGTTCTCGGAAGAGGGAATTGACCCTGATTCCGTCCTTCTGTACAGGTACGCAAACGAAAGCTGGACCAGGCTGCAGACGGAAAAATGTGGGGAAGATGAAGAGTTCTTCTACTTCGAATCGAAGACATCCGGCTTTTCCCCCTTTGCGGTAACAGGACGTGAACCGGATGTTGATGTTTTGTACGCTTCTGTTTCTTCCAATGAAACCGGGGATGACCTGGAATCCGAAACCGAACCAGATGGTGCATCGGGAATCCGGATCACCCGTGAAGGCCCTGAGACTGGCCTGGAAGAAGAAGGTGAAGAAGGGGGGGTTGTCCCGGCTCCTGGAATTGGGGTCGCAATGGTTCTTTTGCTTGCAGGGGCAGTGTATCGTAAAAAGAGATGA
- the alaXM gene encoding alanyl-tRNA editing protein AlaXM: MTEVLYYLDCYLKEFEATVVKVSDGNVALDRSAFYPESGGQPYDTGKLVREEDGAVFEVVYVGKFGDDISHEVVAADETAPVLKAGDKIKGIIDWERRYRHMRMHTATHVVANVIEREAGAQITGNQLGLDKSRVDFSLEAFDRDKFTEYEKMANDVIAAKHPVNFYLVSREEAEEKLSRLTTLAKGFSEDIKEIRLVEIEGITIEACGGTHLKNTGEIKGIKISKLQNKGKSNRRMYFTLLD, from the coding sequence ATGACTGAAGTGCTCTACTACCTTGATTGCTACCTGAAAGAATTCGAAGCCACCGTGGTAAAAGTTAGTGACGGCAATGTTGCCCTGGATCGCAGCGCTTTTTATCCCGAGAGCGGCGGGCAGCCCTACGATACCGGGAAACTTGTCCGGGAAGAGGATGGGGCAGTGTTTGAAGTTGTCTATGTGGGGAAATTCGGAGACGATATCAGCCACGAAGTGGTGGCTGCCGATGAAACCGCTCCGGTCCTCAAAGCCGGGGACAAAATCAAAGGAATTATCGATTGGGAGCGCCGCTACCGGCACATGCGCATGCATACCGCAACCCACGTGGTTGCAAACGTGATTGAAAGGGAAGCAGGGGCTCAGATCACCGGGAACCAGCTGGGCCTGGATAAAAGCCGGGTTGACTTCAGTCTCGAAGCTTTCGACAGGGACAAGTTTACCGAATATGAGAAAATGGCTAATGACGTGATAGCAGCAAAGCACCCGGTCAACTTCTACCTGGTCAGTCGGGAGGAAGCCGAAGAGAAACTTTCCAGGCTCACGACTCTGGCAAAGGGCTTTTCCGAGGACATCAAGGAAATCCGCCTGGTAGAGATTGAGGGAATCACCATTGAAGCTTGCGGTGGGACTCATCTGAAGAATACCGGGGAGATCAAGGGGATCAAGATTTCCAAGCTTCAGAATAAAGGAAAGAGCAACAGGAGAATGTACTTCACGCTGCTGGACTGA
- a CDS encoding PleD family two-component system response regulator — protein sequence MSILIAEDEPISNLWLKTLLTKWGYEVISTRNGSEAWEILSSDDPPEIAILDWEMPEMKGIEVCEKVKKKLQNTNTYIILLTGRDLDEDVAKGLEAGADDFIKKPFTNEELRAKLNSGKKKLNL from the coding sequence TTGAGTATCCTGATAGCTGAAGATGAGCCGATCTCGAATTTGTGGCTTAAGACCCTTTTGACCAAGTGGGGTTATGAGGTCATTTCAACCCGAAACGGGAGTGAAGCCTGGGAAATACTGAGCAGTGATGACCCACCCGAAATTGCTATTCTTGACTGGGAAATGCCTGAAATGAAAGGCATAGAGGTATGTGAGAAAGTAAAAAAGAAATTACAGAACACTAACACTTACATAATCCTGCTAACAGGCAGGGACCTGGATGAAGACGTGGCTAAAGGGCTTGAAGCAGGTGCGGATGATTTCATAAAAAAGCCTTTTACTAATGAAGAGCTCAGAGCAAAACTTAATTCAGGTAAGAAGAAGCTTAATCTTTGA
- a CDS encoding molybdopterin-binding protein, whose translation MLRGGLRIKISARNVLKGKVKSIVHGSVNSEIVVELPSGTEIASIITKNSAESLGLKEGHEVYAVIKATNVMLAIE comes from the coding sequence ATCCTGCGGGGGGGTTTACGTATAAAAATAAGCGCACGAAATGTCTTGAAAGGTAAGGTTAAAAGCATAGTCCATGGATCGGTCAATTCGGAAATTGTGGTCGAACTTCCGAGCGGTACGGAAATCGCATCAATAATCACAAAAAATTCAGCTGAAAGCCTTGGTTTAAAAGAAGGGCATGAAGTATATGCAGTGATCAAGGCAACAAACGTTATGTTAGCCATTGAATAA
- a CDS encoding PLDc N-terminal domain-containing protein has product MSLVTNIWGLLTLLSAVWVIYDVLMKNRTLSDIMKIVWIVVALVFGILGAAAYYLFGRKK; this is encoded by the coding sequence TTGAGTCTTGTAACCAATATCTGGGGATTACTTACGCTGTTATCGGCGGTATGGGTCATTTATGACGTGTTGATGAAAAACCGAACCTTGAGCGACATAATGAAAATTGTGTGGATAGTAGTTGCCCTGGTATTTGGCATATTAGGAGCAGCGGCCTATTACCTGTTCGGGAGGAAAAAATGA
- a CDS encoding dolichol kinase: MLLPFFVREPVVPAALALGLAFATYIPHKTGKLMYWFQDPDNIYEVDFTLIWGIIILLTWYIDKTFWIGVIPVLFMAYGDGITGIIRNLKYNRRTKAWEGTAGMLVLCIIIGAKMGPAGILAGIVCSFVERIENVDDNLTVPTVSLSILLIAHFYFPSFTVPFY; the protein is encoded by the coding sequence ATGTTGTTACCCTTTTTTGTCCGGGAGCCTGTCGTGCCGGCAGCCCTTGCACTCGGACTTGCTTTTGCGACATACATCCCGCACAAGACCGGCAAACTGATGTACTGGTTTCAGGACCCGGACAATATCTACGAGGTCGATTTCACACTCATCTGGGGGATAATAATCCTTTTGACCTGGTACATCGACAAAACATTCTGGATCGGGGTGATCCCCGTGCTTTTCATGGCATACGGGGACGGGATAACCGGAATAATAAGAAACCTCAAGTACAACAGACGGACAAAAGCCTGGGAAGGCACTGCAGGTATGCTTGTCCTGTGCATAATCATCGGCGCCAAAATGGGCCCTGCCGGAATTCTTGCGGGAATAGTGTGCTCATTCGTTGAGCGAATAGAAAATGTTGATGATAATCTCACTGTTCCGACAGTCAGCTTATCCATCTTACTGATAGCTCATTTCTACTTCCCTTCCTTTACCGTTCCGTTCTATTGA